The Hippopotamus amphibius kiboko isolate mHipAmp2 chromosome 3, mHipAmp2.hap2, whole genome shotgun sequence genomic interval CTTGAAGTTTCAGCTAAAGAGATAGAGTGTCCACTAAAGGAACAGTGAAGCATTAACTTACCCTATGCCATGTGGTTAGTATGTGACAGGGTAGGGTTTGGATTCCTGCCTTCACATACCCAGTTGACTACTGTTTCCATCGTAGGTAGCTGCCATTCCTCAACCTGAAGTCACAGTTTGTCCTCTTTCCTTTACCACTTTTTCAATTTTTCCCTTAGTTTCTTTCTAGTCAGTGCTTTCATTGTTCTCATCTGGTTCAAGCTGATCCCGACACTAGGAAAGGCTTACATGGAAGGCTTCTCAAACGATGCTTTCTCGCCTCCACAAAACAGGGTTTGACCTCCATCCTCCATGCTGTCTTACCACTCTGCCCCATCCTTGGCTGACACACTCTGTTTTCATTacttactaatatttctgttgcCATCACGAGACTGCAAACCATTATGAAGAAGGACTGTGATCTCGACAGCTTAGCATGGTACTTAGAGATATTATTTGATGAAAAATATGTGCTGAATCATTTAAGGAGAGTGCAAGATGTATTTAATTCAGTGAATACACAACAAATCTTAGTTTTCCCTTCTCAGGTAACTTTGCATTTCATTGAAGCCATATCCTCATCCctcaaaactgaaactctgtaggGTGATAATATGGGATGAATGACTAACTTGTTTAAAAAccataggaaaggaaacagaatagGAGTAATCAATTACAAGTAATAGGCACTGATACTCAATATGTGCCAGTATTAGCTTTATCTCATCACAAATATTAGCCCAATTAATCCTCACAAATCCATGGGCCATCAGTACTATCATCTTCCTTTttcagatgggaaactgaggcaaggagaGGTTAATTAGTTTTTCCTGGTATACATAGCTAATAAATTGTGAGGCTGGGATTCAAACAGGGCTAGTAGATAGTTTTTGATATGCAGTTTAGGAAAGAAATGTGACAATTTTACATAGTATTAGACATTCTCTGGATATAGTggcattcatttatccatcaattccttcactcattcatccatatAGTTAACAAATATTCAGGGAGGAGCTTCTATTTGTCACCATATGGTTAGTGAAGAAAGTCGAAGAGAAACTCAAAAGATGGTTTTTGCCCTTAAAGTATTTCTTCTCCATGGTGGGAAGGATGAAGCTTGAAAGTTGTACAATCTGGTTTTAGATTATTAAGAGTTAGTGAAATTCTTTCTGGAATGTAGAAGGGAGTAGAGCTTGCACTACTCAAATAATTATAATGCAAAAGGCATAGTGACAGTTTATTAGCTCCATAGATGGTTACTGAGAACCACCTATATTCTAGGTTTGGGGACATACACTGACTAAATTAGTGAGCCAAGCCAGACATGGAGCTGGTCCGCATGAAGGTGACCATCCTGGGGATAAAGTAACCATGAATCAATTACACAGATGCTGTTAAAATTACAGTTGTGAAAAGTTCTACCATCTGAAGTTATACAATGTTGTGAGAACATATCCTAAGAGGATATGACTTCAAGAGATCAGCCAAAGAGGCACTGAAAATGTAAAAGCATAAATATAACTAAATCCCAACAAAGGCAACCACtgaaactgaaaattataaaaagacattttaccTACAGAGAAATACAAGTTATCTGGTGGTACAACCATCTGTATAACAAAACTAATTGAAGGCAGATAATAAGTACTAAATAAGTACTAAAAACAAGTATCTGTATATCTCCATTTATATCCCAATAAATTCTTTGAGAATTAAAGTTAAAACaagcaattctgagaaaaataaaaacagagaatttaTGTCACACAAACTCTCACTGAAAGAACTGATTAAGGGTATATATTACATAGAAGAAAACTAGACCATGAAGAGTGGGACCAAAGAGAAGAGTGAGAGATTCATTGACAAAGGTCACTAAAGTTAAAAGAACATtgatattaaataaacatttaataaaattacaattataatcatatataacatatttaatactatttaaagttcatatttaaataataattattatcaatCATTAAGTTTATACTTCCAAATGATGACATATAAGTTAGAAGCAGGACATAaccataattaaaatattctaacttcattttcttatttcatagcAAAGTAGACTTACTGATTACTGGAAACGTGTCAagtatgtatattaaaatttaggtgaatttgttaaaaatagaaaatagaatgtATAATAATCaaacaagaagtaaaaagaaaaggaacttagaaaataaaatttgattcatAATAGGTAAAGGGGAAAAGGcataggaaaatttttaaaaagaacaaaataagctCTTAGAAGTTATTCCGAAGTATCAATATTCACAATGAAATATGAAACTCAGGGATTAAAATGACTCACGGCCTAAAAATcaaagggtattatgctaagtgaaataaggcagagaaagacaaaaatgtatgatatcacatatatggattctaaaaaaagaaaacaaagtagtgaatataacaataaagaagcagactcacagctATAGAGAAGAAACcggtgattaccagtggggagagggaaaggggagggacaagataagggtaggggatgaagagatacaaactactatgtataaaataaataagctaaaaggGTATATTATACAACATAAGGAATGTAGCCAatacattataaaaaatataaaaggagtaTAACGGttctaaaaattgtgaatcactgtgttgtacacctgaaatttataaattgaaaatcAACTGCACCTCAACTTAGAAAAGGGTAGAAGTGCATACAGTAGGCACCAACtaactgaaaacaataaaaaatagcacTGACAATCAATGAATATCAGAGAGAAgagatttttagattttaagcATCAGGGATGGGATAGAAGctataaatgataaaaagaataatactgGTTTATTACTTAACATAATCTAATAATGTAACCTCAACacttaaagaaaagaattataaaatataacagaTAAAACAACAAACTTGTCTCATGTTTTATATATGAAACCATAAAAAACATGTGTGGGGACACTGCAGAtctgaaaaaaagcagaaaaaccaACTAGATTGACCTAATTGAACCCCATCAACTCCCATCTCTTCTGAGAGCATTTTGGCACCATAGGCTTCCCCAACTTGTATGCCTCAAGAGGAGATGCCAAAGATAAGTAGTAGGGTCCATGACACGGAGGGGTATGCAATATCTGCAACCAAGAGTCACTGTGTGGAGACTTGGTGATTTATTGTGCTTTAAAAaaggctttttgtattattttctactttgggCTGTGAGTAGGTAATAGTTCCTAATAGAGAGAATAATGTGAAACCACAATATCGGTTttaatgttgcagaaattggtccatcgagaaaccaagcaccacactcagagggttggagaacttaggtttattaagccagcagccccagatgagctaacactccagagttctgggccccaagctcagggtgagctttacttttataggggtctgtgcacgtgtttacagttagcattggtagattggttacttgatttacagaaacttacaagagcaggtgcagaacattccatatttagcaaaacatcttatggttacatttgattgctaggtcatcctgtttttgtttttctttttcagtgcagcaagcatattttacaaaagcagaatgagcatggagttatttttagctgagtgcaagtttctaattttcctcttcattaatACAGGATGCATATtggtaaaaaaaatcaaaagaaataatttttaaaaatctgaaggaaATTTGGTATTTCTATCAAAAGTTTTATGAATGAGGATTCCATTGGAGCAGTACGTCTAAATACATTTCTTAGAGTAAGAATCTGATATGACCAAAGATCTTCATTGATATGTAATTTGAACAAAggaaaaactcaaataaaaatcTTTCCTAATATGGTTGAAagtttttggaaaatagtttggaaattAGTAAGCTGCCTAAATCTAACAAACTGTCATTGCTGTTGCATCATTTCATAATTCTATCTTTTATATTGGTACCCTTACGAATACTGTGGATAGAATTATCTgccctttattaattttatagagCAATAGTTATGCTATCCTGTCTTGtctttgaatttctgtttttttttttaatacactgaGCTGTCCCTGTGAACATGAGCTAAAATTTTGACACATTCTTCCAAGTCTCACAGGCGAATcacaaaatccaaaaaaaatttaacGACAAAAAATGACTTGTTAATTTAAAATGCTCACTAATTCATCAGAGAACATGGATATATTACATACCTGTGAGCAAATGTGTACCCTATTTGacaaaaaatttctttcaaatcaCTTTCCGTATTGCTCTTTTAACATCTTTGTTCCGAAGGCTGTAGATCAAAGGGTTTAACATAGGACTCACAAAGATATAAAAAACAGCTACGATTTTGCCCTGTGCTACAGATGTGCTAGAAGGGGGCCTCAGGTACATGCAGAACAGTGTCCCATAAAAGACAGTGACAGCCATCAGATGGGacccacaggtggagaaggccttgtGCCTCCCCTCTGCAGAGCGCATACGCAGAATggttgtgaaaatgaaaatgtaggaGATGAGGATGATGGTGAGAGAACACGTGAGGTTGAAACCAGCCACCACGAACATGGCAGTCTCCTTGACATAGGTATCTGAGCAGGCCAGGACTAAGAGGGGTGGGTCTGCACAGTAAAAGTGGTTGATTTTGTTGGGTCCACAGAAGGAGAGACGGAACATCAGGATGGTCTGTGCTAGGCCATTTGCAAAGCCATAAATATAAGGAGTAGCAACAAGAGAGAGGCAGACACAGCGGGACATTTTGCTGGCATAT includes:
- the LOC130849333 gene encoding olfactory receptor 1030-like, with protein sequence MVKENYTAATEFILLGLTDRAELQPVLFVVFLVIYLVTVVGNVSLILLIRSDSKLHMPMYFFLSHLSFVDLCYATTITPQMLVNLLSKRKTISFLGCVIQFQFFISLGITDYYMLTVMAFDRYMAICKPLLYASKMSRCVCLSLVATPYIYGFANGLAQTILMFRLSFCGPNKINHFYCADPPLLVLACSDTYVKETAMFVVAGFNLTCSLTIILISYIFIFTTILRMRSAEGRHKAFSTCGSHLMAVTVFYGTLFCMYLRPPSSTSVAQGKIVAVFYIFVSPMLNPLIYSLRNKDVKRAIRKVI